TTGTGCATAAACATTGGAAAGACTTACAAAAATAGACGTAAAAATAGCAATTGATAATACTAGTCCTAAATCGTCTTGAAAAGAGGTTCCGTAAAAACTTACTATCCAATCTTTAAGTATAAATATTATTAAAAAAGGAATAACAGTTGCTCCTAAATTAATAAGTAATGTTGTTTTTAATAATTTAGAATGTCCTTCTGGGTTACTTAAATTGTTGGATAAATGACTTAAAATAACATTCCTCATAATTCCAGGCACAAACAATATTATGGCACTCCATTGTATTGCTGCACTATACAAACCAACCTCTCCGTAATTTTCTAATTTTATTAAAATTAAAATTATTAACCAAGAGGTTAAGGCATATAACCCTTCTTGCAAGGCAACAGGAGTTGAAAAATTTATAATTTTTTTTACTAAGTTTTTATTATCTACTGTAGTTATATTATCCTGTATAGGAATGTTTTTTAAAACTTCAAGATAATTTAAAAACCAATTAACAACCTGTGTTAAAAGTAAAGCAACTAATGCTCCAGTTAAGCTATAATAATAAGTTAAGACAACACTACTTACAAAAGCTATTACACCTACGATAGTGTTTATTTTAGCCATAGCCTTGAAGGCATTAAAACCTGACAAAATCCCTATTTGAGCAGCTGTTAAGGCATTAAAAACAATCCAAAAAGCAACCAACCTTAAAGGCGTGTTTAAATGT
The genomic region above belongs to Olleya sp. Hel_I_94 and contains:
- a CDS encoding oligosaccharide flippase family protein is translated as MLSTFKKLKQNQFVNDSFWALFGNVIAKGMTLLGAIIVARFLGKEMYGEYGTIKSTLMNVAIFSTFGLGYTATKFIAENRDEKPLLIKKIAALTMRISALVSMVMALLLFFFASYVANTVLEAPHLNTPLRLVAFWIVFNALTAAQIGILSGFNAFKAMAKINTIVGVIAFVSSVVLTYYYSLTGALVALLLTQVVNWFLNYLEVLKNIPIQDNITTVDNKNLVKKIINFSTPVALQEGLYALTSWLIILILIKLENYGEVGLYSAAIQWSAIILFVPGIMRNVILSHLSNNLSNPEGHSKLLKTTLLINLGATVIPFLIIFILKDWIVSFYGTSFQDDLGLVLSIAIFTSIFVSLSNVYAQAFMSLNKNWYMLGLRFLRDFVTITSTYLLITNNVYHGALALVVSNLLTQICFLFLLIFVYKKIKNAILN